The Microbacterium sp. SORGH_AS_0862 genome has a segment encoding these proteins:
- a CDS encoding DNA/RNA helicase domain-containing protein has product MTSFEIEELPFDSLALRDYPDPSGKLSNWPAVYAINDKNDIYVGETGNALLRMSQHKRDPKKQHLEVARILLDDSFHRSACYDLESLLIQWFYSDGEYTVINANDGHRNADYAGRPSFQLRFREIFEELRARGLFRHSLRNIENSDFFKLSPFKALVPDQERAIVDILQALFDDIENGRSTTSVVAGEPGTGKTVVGISLIKTLRDIQASRGVDDAEQGGPISDFFAQGYPELFADLRVGMVVPQQSLRASIARVFGRAPGLKPEMVLTAWDVGNATQPFDVLVVDEAHRLNQRASQSSGVLNKSFADINTRLFGEDSLEYTQLDWIRAQSKHTILLMDAAQSVRPADLPPEVVGEVIGEAKVSHHFFPLKTQMRVKAGTDYVRYIRDVLGDGAPEHPDLGDYEFMLFDDIGAMEQLIRERDREHGLARLAAGYAWSWESDPKKKGMKQIPLRKRPFDISLDGHKWRWNSAEKDWITSPDALNEVGSIHTVQGYDLNYAGVIIGRDLRFDTQTGRIYFDRSEYRDKKGIQNNRKRGIVYTDAEIERYVKNIYAVLLTRGIRGTYVYVCDEPLREHLRTFIPSASVLLNSGS; this is encoded by the coding sequence ATGACCAGCTTTGAGATTGAAGAGCTTCCGTTCGACTCGCTTGCCCTCCGCGACTACCCGGACCCGAGCGGCAAGCTGAGCAACTGGCCCGCGGTGTACGCGATCAACGACAAGAACGACATCTACGTGGGGGAGACGGGCAACGCGCTGCTCCGGATGAGCCAGCACAAGCGGGATCCGAAGAAGCAGCACCTTGAGGTGGCGCGCATCCTGCTCGACGACTCGTTCCACCGATCGGCTTGCTACGACCTCGAATCGCTCTTGATTCAGTGGTTCTACTCCGACGGCGAGTACACGGTCATCAATGCGAACGATGGGCATCGCAACGCGGACTACGCGGGTCGCCCTTCGTTCCAGCTCCGTTTCCGCGAGATCTTCGAGGAACTCCGAGCGCGGGGCCTGTTCCGTCACTCGCTCCGAAACATCGAGAACAGCGACTTCTTCAAGCTGTCACCGTTCAAGGCGCTCGTGCCTGATCAAGAGCGCGCGATCGTCGACATCCTGCAGGCGCTCTTCGACGACATCGAGAACGGTCGGTCAACGACATCTGTCGTCGCTGGCGAACCCGGGACAGGAAAGACGGTAGTCGGGATCTCGCTCATCAAGACTCTGCGCGACATCCAGGCATCCCGCGGAGTCGACGACGCGGAACAGGGCGGCCCGATCTCCGATTTCTTCGCGCAGGGGTACCCCGAGCTCTTCGCCGATCTCAGAGTCGGCATGGTGGTACCGCAGCAATCGCTTCGAGCCTCCATCGCAAGGGTCTTCGGTCGAGCGCCGGGCCTGAAACCCGAGATGGTTCTGACAGCGTGGGATGTCGGCAACGCCACGCAGCCCTTCGACGTGCTGGTCGTGGACGAAGCCCATCGCCTCAATCAACGCGCCAGCCAATCGTCCGGGGTACTCAACAAGTCGTTCGCCGACATCAACACCCGACTCTTCGGTGAGGACTCCCTCGAGTACACACAGCTCGACTGGATCCGCGCGCAGAGCAAGCACACCATCTTGCTCATGGACGCGGCTCAGAGTGTGCGTCCGGCGGATCTTCCGCCTGAAGTCGTGGGCGAGGTGATCGGCGAAGCGAAGGTGAGCCACCACTTCTTCCCGCTCAAGACGCAAATGCGCGTCAAAGCGGGGACGGACTACGTCCGGTACATCCGCGACGTTCTCGGCGACGGTGCACCGGAGCACCCCGATCTGGGTGACTACGAGTTCATGCTGTTCGATGACATCGGAGCGATGGAGCAGCTTATTCGTGAGCGCGATCGCGAGCATGGCTTAGCTCGGCTCGCCGCGGGGTACGCGTGGTCATGGGAATCAGATCCCAAGAAGAAGGGGATGAAGCAGATCCCACTCCGCAAGCGTCCCTTCGACATCAGCCTCGACGGTCACAAGTGGCGGTGGAACTCCGCTGAGAAGGACTGGATCACCTCGCCGGACGCGCTCAACGAAGTGGGCTCGATCCATACGGTGCAGGGCTACGACCTGAACTACGCCGGAGTCATCATCGGACGCGACCTGCGCTTCGATACTCAGACTGGCCGGATCTACTTCGACCGGTCCGAGTACCGCGACAAGAAGGGTATCCAGAACAACCGCAAGCGCGGGATCGTCTACACCGACGCGGAGATCGAGCGGTACGTCAAGAACATCTACGCCGTGCTACTCACGCGCGGCATCCGCGGCACTTACGTGTATGTGTGCGATGAGCCCCTGCGGGAGCATCTCCGCACTTTTATCCCTTCGGCGTCAGTGCTCCTGAACAGCGGAAGCTGA
- a CDS encoding exonuclease domain-containing protein: MFDRLFRRRTPAPSVLTAPIPPSPPAVTVAPHFAILDVETTGLSPNQSRIVEIAVVRIDGAGQVLDEWSTRLNPEGPVGATHIHGITEADVATAPLFRDIAAHLTSYIAGMPIAAHNAAFDLGFLGAEFQRAGWDVPRLPSFCTLDGSREYLPHLDRRRLADCCWAAGVQLENVHSALGDARATAQLLGFYLNLAGRRQHQALSALRDEAQAFSWPAGPSRAPETWSAAASARTRSGSRRLTPPRPKQPPLLRQLTDVSLLEAVEEGAPDGTLAYLEMLLEALEDGAIDDQEAADLGELIRFYELDDTDLHAAHRALVLAVAHQAVDDGVVSRDEREELHTLCDVLDVPRSAVVELIAHAEAARASRMSAGLRPLPSDWSNGEPLRVGDKVAFTGCDDRQRERLERRASDLGVRVMGNVSRLTAMLVTDGTMDGTKLAKAREVGTRIVHPDTFELLLKYLQPAALPPQPAPAVAPSSRTDLVNGHAAATVEDSAPLMVTTTGAQETATASPSVVRAWALANGHTVGVRGRISAEVWSAYASASAVQEH; this comes from the coding sequence ATGTTCGACCGACTCTTCCGCAGGCGCACGCCAGCACCATCGGTGCTCACGGCGCCCATCCCGCCGTCACCGCCGGCGGTGACGGTCGCTCCTCACTTCGCGATTCTCGATGTGGAAACAACGGGCCTATCGCCGAACCAGAGTCGAATCGTCGAGATCGCGGTCGTGCGGATCGATGGCGCCGGACAGGTCCTGGACGAGTGGTCGACTCGGCTCAACCCGGAGGGGCCTGTGGGCGCCACTCACATCCATGGCATCACCGAGGCTGACGTGGCAACAGCTCCGCTCTTCCGCGATATCGCGGCCCATTTGACCTCATACATCGCGGGTATGCCGATCGCGGCGCACAACGCTGCATTCGACCTTGGCTTCCTGGGAGCGGAGTTCCAGCGCGCAGGGTGGGACGTGCCTCGGCTTCCTTCTTTCTGCACTCTCGACGGCAGCCGCGAGTATCTGCCGCACCTGGATCGCCGCCGGTTGGCGGATTGCTGCTGGGCAGCAGGAGTTCAGCTCGAGAACGTGCACTCAGCTCTCGGAGACGCGCGTGCCACGGCACAGCTCCTCGGGTTCTATCTGAACCTCGCCGGGCGACGCCAGCACCAGGCGCTGAGCGCGCTTCGCGACGAGGCTCAAGCGTTCAGCTGGCCAGCCGGGCCGTCGCGCGCACCTGAGACGTGGTCCGCGGCCGCGTCTGCACGAACGCGGAGCGGCTCGCGGCGACTGACACCGCCTCGCCCGAAGCAGCCGCCGCTGCTCCGGCAGCTCACCGATGTCAGCTTGCTCGAGGCGGTTGAGGAGGGCGCGCCGGACGGCACGCTCGCGTACCTCGAGATGCTTCTCGAAGCTCTCGAAGACGGCGCGATTGACGATCAAGAGGCCGCTGACCTCGGCGAGTTGATCCGCTTCTACGAACTCGACGACACCGACCTCCACGCTGCCCATCGCGCGTTAGTTCTCGCTGTCGCGCACCAGGCCGTCGACGATGGCGTCGTGTCTCGAGACGAACGCGAAGAGTTGCACACTCTCTGCGATGTGCTGGACGTGCCACGCAGCGCGGTCGTCGAGTTGATCGCGCACGCCGAAGCAGCACGAGCCTCACGGATGAGCGCAGGTCTTCGGCCGCTCCCCTCAGATTGGAGCAACGGCGAGCCCCTCCGCGTCGGCGACAAGGTCGCGTTCACCGGTTGTGATGACCGCCAGCGCGAGCGCCTAGAGCGGCGCGCGTCCGATCTTGGGGTGCGCGTCATGGGCAACGTGTCTCGGTTGACCGCGATGCTCGTTACGGACGGGACCATGGATGGCACGAAGCTCGCGAAGGCCAGGGAGGTCGGCACGCGTATCGTTCACCCCGATACGTTCGAGCTTCTCCTCAAGTACCTCCAACCCGCCGCTCTCCCGCCACAGCCGGCGCCTGCGGTAGCACCTTCGTCGCGCACTGACCTAGTGAATGGCCACGCCGCTGCGACGGTGGAAGACAGCGCACCCCTCATGGTCACCACGACTGGTGCGCAAGAGACAGCCACAGCGTCACCCAGCGTGGTTCGCGCGTGGGCGCTCGCCAACGGGCACACGGTGGGTGTGCGCGGACGTATTTCAGCTGAGGTCTGGAGCGCTTACGCTTCAGCTTCCGCTGTTCAGGAGCACTGA
- a CDS encoding low temperature requirement protein A produces the protein MIATTRAGLRRMRALDPRSPHRVASPLELLFDLVFVVAVSQASSTLHHLISEGEAAHGILSYAMVFFAVWWAWMNFTWFASAFDTDDWLYRVMTIAQMGGVLVLAAGVQQAMLHDDFLIVTIGYVIMRLSMVAQWLRAAISDAASRPTALRFAIGVAGVQVLWVARLALPEGAPQLIGFFALMLVEIAVPVWAERHGRTQWHPHHIAERYGLFTLILLGESLLASANAMIDALSTGEHTAQLIGLAAAGVVITASIWWIYFAREQAARLRSTSDGFVFGYLHYFLFAAVGAVSSGVEVEIDHVAGATEISGSAAGLALTLPLALFLLATWAMLLRGTVRRTIWWVILLGIALVAASGLLPVGEFIAAAAVMIGVVVLLEVDASRKPAAQPS, from the coding sequence ATGATCGCAACCACCCGCGCGGGCCTGCGCCGGATGCGGGCGCTCGATCCGCGCTCGCCCCACCGGGTGGCGAGCCCGCTCGAGCTGCTGTTCGACCTCGTCTTCGTGGTGGCGGTGTCACAGGCGTCCAGCACGCTGCACCACCTGATCAGTGAGGGGGAGGCGGCCCACGGGATCCTCTCGTACGCGATGGTGTTCTTCGCCGTGTGGTGGGCGTGGATGAACTTCACGTGGTTCGCCTCCGCGTTTGATACCGACGACTGGCTCTATCGCGTCATGACCATCGCCCAAATGGGCGGCGTGCTCGTGCTCGCCGCGGGCGTGCAGCAGGCGATGCTCCACGACGACTTCCTCATCGTCACCATCGGCTACGTCATCATGCGCCTGTCGATGGTCGCGCAATGGCTGCGCGCCGCGATCTCGGATGCGGCATCCCGACCCACGGCGCTCCGCTTCGCCATCGGGGTCGCCGGCGTCCAGGTGCTCTGGGTGGCCCGCCTCGCCCTGCCCGAAGGTGCGCCCCAGCTCATCGGCTTCTTCGCCCTCATGCTTGTCGAGATCGCTGTGCCGGTGTGGGCAGAGCGCCACGGACGCACGCAGTGGCACCCGCACCACATCGCCGAACGCTACGGGCTGTTCACCCTCATCCTCCTCGGCGAGAGCCTGCTCGCGAGCGCCAACGCGATGATCGACGCGCTCAGCACGGGGGAGCACACCGCCCAACTCATCGGCCTTGCCGCGGCCGGCGTCGTCATCACCGCATCCATCTGGTGGATCTACTTCGCTCGCGAACAGGCCGCCCGCCTGCGCAGCACCTCCGACGGCTTCGTCTTCGGCTACCTGCACTACTTCCTCTTCGCCGCCGTCGGCGCGGTCTCCTCCGGCGTCGAGGTCGAGATCGACCATGTCGCCGGTGCCACCGAGATCTCAGGCTCCGCCGCAGGGCTCGCCCTCACGCTGCCGCTCGCGCTCTTCCTCCTCGCCACCTGGGCCATGCTGCTGCGGGGGACCGTTCGGCGCACCATCTGGTGGGTGATCCTCCTCGGCATCGCCCTCGTCGCCGCGTCCGGACTCCTCCCGGTCGGCGAGTTCATCGCCGCCGCGGCCGTCATGATCGGCGTCGTCGTCCTCCTCGAGGTCGACGCTTCCCGAAAGCCCGCCGCCCAGCCGAGCTGA
- a CDS encoding LemA family protein, whose translation MWEWLIPVAVVVLIVLVVGIYLWATYNSLVQLNVRVDEAWSDITVQLKRRADLLPSLIETVKGYAAHEKAVFENVTQARAETINAQGPAEAGIAEGHLQQALKSLFAVAEAYPQLQASQNFLHLQQSIVDTEDKIQASRRFYNGGVRELNTKIKVFPNNLFARNLGFHEREFFEVVDGAAIAEPPRIQF comes from the coding sequence ATGTGGGAATGGCTGATCCCTGTCGCGGTCGTCGTACTGATCGTCCTGGTCGTCGGAATCTATCTGTGGGCGACGTACAACTCGCTCGTCCAACTCAACGTCCGCGTCGACGAAGCGTGGAGCGACATCACGGTGCAGCTCAAGCGCCGCGCCGACCTGCTCCCGAGCCTCATCGAGACCGTCAAGGGATACGCCGCCCACGAGAAGGCGGTCTTCGAGAACGTCACCCAGGCGCGCGCCGAGACCATCAACGCGCAGGGCCCCGCCGAAGCGGGCATCGCCGAAGGCCACCTGCAGCAGGCGCTCAAGTCGCTGTTCGCCGTCGCCGAGGCCTACCCGCAGCTCCAGGCCAGCCAGAACTTCCTGCACCTGCAGCAGTCGATCGTCGACACCGAAGACAAGATCCAGGCCTCGCGCCGGTTCTACAACGGGGGAGTCCGCGAGCTGAACACCAAGATCAAGGTGTTCCCCAACAACCTCTTCGCGCGCAACCTCGGCTTCCACGAGCGCGAGTTCTTCGAGGTCGTCGACGGCGCCGCCATCGCCGAACCGCCCCGCATCCAGTTCTGA